The genomic region CTTCGTTTCCGGTCTGGCGATATTGACCCATCAAAAGGGGCTAGACCCTGACAACTATATCATTCCATTGGTTTCTACACTGGCTGATGCAGTAACCTCCCTCGCACTACTGTTTGCCATATTACTCTTGGTGCGATCCTACACCTCTGGGAAAATGTTACTCAAGATTTTCAATGGCATACAGTTGTACCATTGCATTATTGCTTCTGTTC from Candidatus Thorarchaeota archaeon harbors:
- a CDS encoding magnesium transporter — translated: SITWFFGYSIIASWLFGISDLASFLSFFSKLLLANLISVAFIVFFVSGLAILTHQKGLDPDNYIIPLVSTLADAVTSLALLFAILLLVRSYTSGKMLLKIFNGIQLYHCIIASVQDGS